In Nothobranchius furzeri strain GRZ-AD chromosome 19, NfurGRZ-RIMD1, whole genome shotgun sequence, the following are encoded in one genomic region:
- the LOC129164619 gene encoding uncharacterized protein, giving the protein MSEETFMFLCNKLRPALQRKDTFFCECVPLRKIVAIALWKFATGSDYRPISVLFGVGISTVAKCVKDFCAAAEAFLLVELIHLPDEGKFREIASYFESRWGLPQCVGAIDGSHIPIIAPRNFHTDYFNRKGWHSLILQAVVDGKGLFWNVFAGLPGSMHDARVLRLSSIWDLASRGNLFPDHSIQIAGVDFGYCILGDSAYPLQDWLLKPFTDTGRLTEQQLLYNKKFSRARVVVENAFGRLKGRWCCLLKRNDCDVSLVRSMILTCCALHNLCESHGEH; this is encoded by the coding sequence ATGTCTGAGGAGACGTTCATGTTCCTGTGCAACAAACTGCGGCCAGCATTGCAGCGAAAAGACACTTTCTTCTGTGAGTGTGTGcctctgaggaagattgtggctaTTGCTTTGTGGAAATTTGCTACAGGTTCAGATTACAGACCCATCAGTGTTCTGTTTGGTGTTGGCATCTCAACTGTTGCCAAGTGTGTGAAGGACTTTTGTGCTGCTGCAGAAGCATTCCTGTTGGTAGAACTGATTCATTTACCCGATGAGGGTAAATTTCGGGAGATAGCGTCCTATTTTGAGAGCAGGTGGGGGTTGCCACAGTGTGTGGGTGCTATTGATGGTTCACACATCCCCATCATAGCACCCAGAAACTTTCACACAGACTATTTCAACCGGAAAGGGTGGCACTCACTCATCTTGCAAGCTGTGGTTGATGGAAAGGGACTGTTTTGGAACGTTTTTGCAGGGCTTCCAGGGAGCATGCACGACGCGAGGGTCCTGAGACTGTCCTCCATCTGGGATTTGGCAAGCCGTGGAAATCTCTTCCCTGACCATTCCATCCAAATTGCTGGCGTTGACTTTGGATACTGCATCCTGGGTGACTCTGCTTACCCGCTGCAAGACTGGCTGCTGAAACCCTTCACAGACACTGGGCGACTGACAGAGCAGCAACTTCTTTATAACAAGAAGTTCAGCCGGGCACGTGTGGTGGTTGAAAATGCCTTTGGTAGGCTGAAGGGAAGGTGGTGTTGCCTGCTGAAAAGGAATGACTGTGATGTCAGTCTGGTGCGTTCCATGATTCTGACCTGCTGTGCCCTGCATAATCTGTGTGAGAGCCACGGCGAGCATTGA